A stretch of Chitinophaga caeni DNA encodes these proteins:
- the recB gene encoding exodeoxyribonuclease V subunit beta has product MSKPVIYKEFSAARVDLSGSNLIEASAGTGKTYSIAILVLRLIVEKKLSIKEILMVTFTNAAVAELQDRVRLFIRLAYKASQGKEPIDDGNIASIVEQAIYQDTGKAVEQRLRDAILLLDEMAVQTIHSFCGQTLREFAFETDQVFGVEMLPSIDPVIENEVNKFWRTHITTLPVNLLSFIRKVDMKKKFYSIVKEHLGGKHYFAYNHAEQYQLNPGLIESWQREMQQLQEQDLRVYEEHILYVESNIETWKEPVSKNSYAKKSFLPVMDDVGAFYELAVVHWQKQSKYVWKLFPELMEMLNIKKEQEDQQELLRQKIARYLYCLAIQEIYAGVQQFMEINQSLSFDQQINSLHEAVMQGKSGLLEGLRNKYKAVFIDEFQDTDKVQYEIFHNLFQNHSILFYIGDPKQSIYGWRKADIFTYFSARNAVDHVYGMNQNFRSSRNMIEAMNQFFQPYEGFDTFYFEDSGDKIEYIPVESPDQDSKGTLNYGDQAVKAMPIIYDKTKESIQEKVAGLVLHLLTDPSFHIYVKGDRRAIKPSDIGILVRANAEGKDIKKYLSRYGIPSVTLQETRILQSDEAVELLYLLQAIVQPNQAAINRALLSSFTGFNIRQILQLPPEITLSYFTKYNDLWQQDGIYTAMMEFMKDFDTRRTLLMNTQVDGERVITNFIQLTELLHQEQTRKNLSMLDVIAWLQKGISGMETEGDEYIQRVESDEEAVNIVTVHKSKGLEYKIVIVPHLDFGKGMEREFVSLRDPVSGDYISIESKQLGELATSFEQQKIQEERRLIYVAITRAIYACYVFHNTKIAKAGENELAATSLGLFIQALEKLPEGLKQVQLGAEIPSVAGQMYRVEQRLPAKIPSVVAHFSLYQENWRKLSYTSLAAKNMHFQVAKQRPGLQDYEQFIFHTLRKGAKTGNLLHFLFENIRFDESKHWAEYIQQAIDHYAPNQREVYAPMLEQLLNEVLKATIEIDGLQFQLEQVPPGKRLMELEFDFPVPAFFPAALNQFSGEGIRVEARRFNISGNQGLEGIMNGKIDMFFQFRQKFYILDWKSNHLGYDTADYNREAIAKAMNDNNYHLQYLIYTVAVKKYLASRLDDFDYEQHFGGVIYCYVRGMRAGESNGVFTARPPLEQVINLERLIT; this is encoded by the coding sequence ATGTCGAAACCAGTTATATACAAGGAATTTTCTGCAGCAAGGGTTGACTTATCCGGTAGTAATTTAATAGAGGCAAGCGCCGGCACGGGGAAAACTTATTCCATCGCGATTTTAGTATTGAGACTAATCGTGGAAAAAAAGCTTTCTATCAAGGAAATCCTGATGGTTACTTTTACAAATGCAGCCGTAGCGGAACTGCAAGACCGGGTAAGACTGTTTATCCGCCTGGCGTATAAAGCGAGCCAAGGAAAGGAGCCGATCGATGATGGAAATATCGCCTCGATTGTTGAACAAGCAATATACCAGGATACGGGGAAGGCTGTAGAGCAGCGTTTAAGGGATGCTATCTTGTTGCTCGATGAGATGGCCGTGCAAACAATTCATAGTTTTTGCGGGCAAACTTTACGGGAATTTGCATTTGAAACGGACCAGGTTTTCGGTGTAGAGATGTTGCCCAGCATCGATCCTGTTATAGAAAACGAGGTGAATAAATTCTGGAGAACACATATTACGACACTCCCGGTAAACCTTCTTTCCTTTATACGGAAAGTCGATATGAAAAAGAAGTTCTATAGCATAGTGAAAGAGCACCTGGGTGGAAAGCATTATTTTGCCTATAACCATGCTGAACAATATCAACTAAACCCTGGATTAATCGAAAGCTGGCAACGAGAAATGCAGCAATTGCAGGAACAAGATTTGCGGGTTTACGAAGAGCATATCCTGTATGTTGAATCGAATATTGAAACGTGGAAGGAGCCTGTCAGTAAAAATTCGTATGCCAAGAAGAGCTTCTTACCGGTGATGGATGATGTGGGGGCTTTTTATGAGCTGGCTGTTGTGCATTGGCAAAAACAAAGTAAGTATGTATGGAAATTGTTCCCGGAATTGATGGAGATGCTGAATATTAAAAAGGAACAAGAAGATCAGCAGGAGTTACTACGGCAAAAAATTGCCAGGTATTTATATTGCTTGGCAATACAGGAAATTTATGCCGGTGTTCAACAATTTATGGAAATTAATCAATCCCTAAGTTTTGACCAGCAGATAAACAGCTTGCATGAAGCTGTTATGCAAGGTAAAAGCGGCTTGTTAGAGGGATTAAGAAATAAGTATAAAGCTGTATTTATCGATGAATTTCAAGATACCGATAAAGTCCAGTATGAAATTTTTCATAACCTATTTCAAAATCATAGCATACTTTTTTATATCGGGGATCCGAAACAGAGTATTTACGGTTGGAGGAAGGCCGATATATTCACCTATTTCAGCGCGAGGAACGCGGTAGATCATGTATACGGTATGAACCAAAATTTTAGGAGCTCGCGCAATATGATCGAAGCGATGAACCAATTTTTTCAACCGTACGAAGGCTTCGATACCTTTTATTTCGAAGACTCCGGGGATAAAATTGAATATATACCGGTAGAAAGTCCGGATCAAGATTCCAAGGGAACCTTGAATTATGGCGATCAAGCGGTAAAGGCAATGCCGATCATTTATGATAAGACGAAGGAAAGTATACAGGAAAAAGTAGCCGGCTTGGTGTTGCATTTACTTACAGACCCGTCCTTCCATATTTACGTAAAGGGCGATAGGCGTGCAATAAAACCTTCCGATATAGGCATATTGGTTCGTGCTAACGCCGAAGGGAAGGATATTAAGAAGTATTTATCAAGGTATGGCATCCCCTCGGTAACCTTGCAGGAAACGAGAATTTTGCAATCTGACGAAGCTGTAGAATTACTGTACTTGTTGCAAGCGATCGTGCAGCCTAACCAGGCCGCGATCAACAGGGCTTTGCTTTCTAGTTTTACAGGGTTTAATATCAGGCAAATATTGCAATTGCCGCCGGAAATTACATTATCGTATTTCACCAAATATAATGACCTGTGGCAGCAAGATGGTATCTATACCGCGATGATGGAATTTATGAAGGACTTCGATACGAGGCGCACTTTATTAATGAATACCCAGGTTGACGGGGAGCGGGTGATTACCAATTTCATCCAGCTTACAGAGCTGCTGCACCAGGAACAGACCAGGAAGAACTTGTCAATGCTGGACGTAATTGCCTGGCTCCAGAAAGGAATTAGCGGTATGGAAACCGAGGGGGATGAGTATATACAAAGGGTAGAAAGTGATGAGGAAGCCGTTAATATTGTTACTGTACACAAAAGTAAGGGCTTAGAATACAAAATTGTAATCGTGCCCCATCTCGATTTCGGTAAGGGGATGGAAAGGGAATTTGTAAGCCTGCGCGATCCTGTTTCCGGGGATTATATCAGCATTGAAAGTAAACAACTCGGTGAATTAGCTACATCTTTCGAACAGCAGAAAATTCAAGAAGAACGGCGACTTATATACGTGGCTATCACGAGGGCCATTTATGCCTGCTACGTATTCCATAATACGAAAATCGCCAAAGCCGGTGAAAACGAACTTGCCGCAACCTCGCTAGGTCTCTTTATACAAGCACTGGAGAAATTGCCGGAAGGATTAAAACAAGTACAGCTTGGCGCCGAAATCCCTTCAGTAGCGGGACAAATGTACCGTGTGGAACAACGGTTGCCGGCTAAAATACCCAGTGTGGTCGCACATTTTAGCCTCTACCAGGAAAATTGGCGGAAGCTTAGTTATACTTCGCTGGCGGCAAAAAATATGCATTTCCAGGTTGCCAAGCAAAGACCCGGCTTGCAGGATTATGAGCAGTTTATTTTCCATACACTGCGGAAAGGAGCGAAGACAGGGAATTTGCTACACTTTCTTTTCGAAAATATCCGGTTCGATGAATCAAAGCATTGGGCTGAGTACATACAGCAGGCAATTGATCATTATGCGCCCAACCAGCGGGAGGTATATGCCCCGATGTTGGAGCAGTTGCTAAACGAAGTACTGAAAGCTACCATCGAGATAGATGGGTTACAGTTCCAATTGGAACAAGTTCCCCCAGGAAAGAGGTTGATGGAATTAGAGTTTGATTTCCCCGTACCTGCATTTTTCCCGGCAGCATTAAACCAATTTTCCGGGGAAGGTATCCGCGTGGAAGCCCGTCGATTTAATATTTCCGGTAATCAAGGATTGGAAGGAATAATGAATGGAAAGATTGATATGTTTTTCCAGTTCCGGCAAAAATTTTATATCCTTGACTGGAAATCCAACCACCTCGGGTATGATACGGCAGATTATAATAGGGAAGCGATAGCCAAAGCGATGAATGATAATAATTACCATTTACAATACTTGATATATACTGTTGCCGTAAAAAAATATTTGGCCAGCCGCTTGGACGATTTTGATTACGAGCAGCATTTCGGGGGCGTCATTTATTGTTACGTCAGGGGCATGAGGGCCGGTGAAAGTAATGGGGTATTCACCGCGAGACCGCCCTTGGAACAAGTAATCAATTTGGAACGCTTAATCACATAA
- the recC gene encoding exodeoxyribonuclease V subunit gamma: MALYLKVSNSLENLSIGFTRNLMDAKSNVFQPHFIVTQTDGMNNWLKQQLAEYLGIAANCKFMRPNELLYFVYNILGGPFTSTLSRQNLSWLIYQLMGQADFKDKFPAVAAYFQGQKHQEELMRMGLADKLSDLFDQYQVYRPEMIEDWETKADEGLEMNDWQAWLWVRLKKVTQSRIPGTTTIGNYILEKLSHSVEDNNLTARMPVVHLFGLSIITAFHVKILHELSRHIDVYFHILNPAPEVFWFEDRAEKQLARWRQKGLSIPEYTTTGNPLLTGWGQLIQNSFSQFFTYDSFLNAYEEIGIQAPVSGSLLGKIQDDIFRAATADRHLFSAADLKDGSLVVNSCYTVAREVEVLYNYLVHLVDKGNEQLSPRDIVVMVSDIDTYAPYIKAVFNNAPYKFRYTIADESYADSDNLYNALLAILSMNRENFTSEKVLQLLDFSYIRKRFAIPDPQSIRPVLEAANIRFGIEGRESDDTQYVSWKYGIQRIMYGICMSGSLEYGTGSKSFYPLDILEGAETHEVIRFCHFAQTLMTAVELQEENKSIQDWVSYIEQLIQNLVFDAQDDIDEDYAELMKQLTEYNALHQLVTEAVSFNVFYHSLEQILQNATRSGLFVNGGITFCSLIPMRSIPFKVVALLGMNFDKFPRTEKSTSFNLMDKERRKGDRNVKENDKHLFLETVLSAKAYLYISYIGRNDKDNSLLPPSPLLDELLDYIEDKCTDPKLVRTLLVTQHPLQGFSRKYYQQDNNLYNYLYNQDASFEEYLLQEPQKVEIDAGTIPLDDLCNFFKHPVKAFFNKVLGIYYNEESVLLEETERFDLDQLDQWQLKNILLPLDEGGIPHLQQKLLKTGKLPLKNMATVAIANVEEELAESKRIYRQLVQDVSPATVDIDLQVGETKITGSLTNIFDKQLVYVCWSKGEMKYLIDAYIKYLVGIAAGEISSCVFLSTKKENTVYKAINLQPGEAIIRLQQLIVLFNRGMQQPVPFFPGWRINLKKLNELEPGFVQKWAKDSVSENAFSSTADPYIKKAVRIGYFEQDGLDEACMEVIQATAVQASNIFDDTL; the protein is encoded by the coding sequence ATGGCATTATATTTAAAAGTATCCAATTCTTTAGAAAATCTTTCCATAGGATTTACACGCAATCTTATGGATGCCAAATCCAATGTATTTCAACCGCATTTCATCGTTACGCAAACCGATGGTATGAACAACTGGTTGAAACAACAATTGGCTGAATACTTGGGAATTGCCGCCAATTGCAAGTTCATGCGCCCGAACGAATTATTATACTTTGTATATAATATATTAGGGGGGCCGTTTACTAGTACATTGTCAAGGCAAAACCTATCCTGGTTAATATATCAATTAATGGGACAGGCGGATTTTAAAGATAAATTCCCGGCTGTAGCAGCGTATTTTCAAGGACAAAAGCACCAGGAAGAATTGATGCGGATGGGCTTGGCCGATAAGCTCTCCGATCTGTTCGATCAATACCAGGTGTACCGCCCGGAGATGATCGAAGATTGGGAAACTAAGGCGGACGAAGGTTTAGAGATGAATGATTGGCAAGCCTGGTTATGGGTGCGCTTGAAAAAGGTTACACAATCCCGTATACCCGGTACTACAACCATCGGTAATTATATACTGGAAAAGCTTTCCCATAGCGTGGAAGATAATAACTTGACAGCCCGCATGCCGGTTGTTCACCTGTTTGGCTTATCAATCATCACCGCTTTCCACGTTAAAATATTACATGAACTGTCCCGGCACATCGATGTGTATTTTCATATCCTCAATCCCGCTCCGGAAGTATTCTGGTTCGAAGATAGGGCCGAGAAACAGTTGGCCCGCTGGCGACAAAAGGGATTGTCGATCCCGGAGTATACCACTACGGGAAACCCGTTATTGACTGGCTGGGGACAATTGATTCAAAATAGCTTTTCCCAATTTTTTACATACGATAGTTTTTTAAATGCCTATGAAGAGATCGGGATTCAAGCGCCTGTATCCGGCAGCTTACTAGGTAAAATACAAGATGATATCTTCAGGGCCGCAACGGCAGACAGGCACCTGTTCTCGGCGGCGGATTTGAAAGATGGTTCATTGGTAGTAAATTCTTGTTACACGGTAGCCAGGGAGGTAGAGGTGCTGTATAATTACCTCGTGCATTTAGTTGACAAGGGAAATGAGCAACTATCACCGAGGGATATCGTGGTAATGGTCAGCGATATAGATACTTACGCTCCATATATCAAGGCCGTGTTTAATAATGCACCTTACAAGTTTCGTTATACGATAGCCGATGAAAGTTATGCTGACAGCGATAATCTTTACAATGCATTACTGGCAATATTATCGATGAACAGGGAAAATTTTACTTCTGAAAAGGTATTGCAGCTGCTCGATTTTAGTTATATCCGTAAACGTTTCGCCATACCGGATCCGCAATCGATACGCCCGGTACTGGAGGCCGCCAACATCAGGTTCGGGATAGAAGGTAGGGAATCTGATGATACGCAATATGTTAGCTGGAAATATGGCATACAAAGAATTATGTACGGTATCTGCATGAGCGGCAGCCTTGAATACGGAACCGGCAGTAAAAGTTTTTATCCACTTGATATCCTGGAAGGGGCTGAAACCCACGAAGTAATACGTTTTTGTCACTTTGCGCAGACATTGATGACCGCCGTGGAGTTACAGGAAGAAAATAAATCCATCCAGGATTGGGTAAGTTATATTGAGCAGCTGATCCAGAACCTTGTTTTCGATGCACAGGATGATATAGATGAAGATTATGCGGAGTTGATGAAACAGTTAACAGAATACAACGCGTTGCATCAACTTGTAACAGAAGCGGTTTCCTTTAACGTCTTTTATCATAGTTTGGAACAGATTTTACAAAATGCAACCCGTTCCGGTTTATTTGTAAACGGCGGTATTACGTTTTGCTCCCTCATCCCGATGAGAAGCATTCCTTTCAAAGTAGTTGCTTTGCTTGGGATGAATTTTGATAAGTTCCCGAGAACCGAAAAATCAACCAGTTTCAACTTGATGGATAAAGAACGGAGGAAGGGGGATCGTAATGTAAAGGAAAATGATAAGCATTTATTTTTAGAAACGGTTTTATCGGCAAAAGCATATCTTTATATCAGCTATATAGGCCGCAATGATAAGGATAATTCCTTGCTACCGCCTTCTCCTTTGTTGGATGAGCTATTGGATTATATCGAGGATAAATGCACCGATCCTAAGCTGGTACGAACTTTATTGGTAACCCAACACCCCCTCCAGGGTTTCAGCCGTAAATATTATCAACAGGACAATAATTTGTATAATTATTTATATAACCAGGATGCTTCCTTCGAAGAATATTTGCTACAGGAACCGCAAAAAGTTGAGATCGATGCCGGCACGATACCGCTTGATGACCTTTGTAATTTCTTTAAGCACCCAGTAAAGGCTTTTTTTAATAAAGTTTTAGGGATTTATTATAATGAAGAAAGCGTTTTACTTGAGGAAACCGAACGTTTCGACCTCGATCAGCTCGATCAATGGCAGCTGAAGAATATCCTGTTGCCGCTGGATGAAGGAGGGATACCGCATTTACAACAAAAGTTGTTGAAAACCGGGAAACTTCCCTTGAAAAATATGGCTACGGTTGCAATAGCAAATGTGGAAGAAGAACTGGCCGAGTCTAAACGTATTTACCGGCAGCTAGTTCAAGATGTGTCACCCGCAACTGTTGATATAGACTTGCAAGTTGGCGAAACGAAAATTACGGGGAGCTTAACGAATATATTTGATAAACAATTAGTATACGTTTGCTGGTCGAAAGGAGAAATGAAATATTTGATCGATGCTTATATAAAGTATTTAGTAGGTATTGCCGCCGGCGAAATATCTTCCTGCGTTTTTCTATCTACGAAGAAGGAGAATACGGTGTATAAGGCTATTAACTTGCAACCGGGGGAAGCGATCATACGTTTACAGCAATTAATTGTTTTATTTAATAGGGGAATGCAACAACCGGTGCCCTTCTTTCCCGGTTGGCGGATTAACCTGAAGAAGTTAAATGAATTGGAACCCGGTTTCGTACAAAAGTGGGCAAAGGACAGCGTTTCGGAAAATGCATTTTCATCAACAGCGGATCCTTATATAAAGAAAGCGGTAAGGATCGGTTATTTTGAACAGGACGGGTTGGATGAGGCATGCATGGAAGTAATACAGGCTACCGCGGTACAGGCGAGCAACATTTTTGACGATACTCTTTAG
- the recD gene encoding exodeoxyribonuclease V subunit alpha, with translation MRPFVTFNDVHQQFATYFDPASIRPFAYLLSRKLSEGHICLDLDDISSMEAYLPAGWTLPSDIYGALQKIPIIGWEENAYQPFIVDKGKLYLQRYFKYEQQVYRKLKSIIHHEQQLRAQRTQELSALRDFIRQLFPPNNPVLSIDWQLIAALTAVLNNFTIITGGPGTGKTTTVAKLLAILYTLNPGLKVALAAPTGKAAARMAESLRKNPASGLPRVAEKFQELVPSTIHRLLRSIHGSPYFKYNAENPLPYDVIIVDESSMIDVALFSKLLDAVGAGSRLIMLGDKNQLASVEAGSMFGDICQSLPGINTFDDAMKGFLEQFTAASLPLTAATGDQNLLFQHIIELQFSHRFKDTSGIGRLSKAIINNDPAVIEAFTGQADPGVLFDTGSDKKIFNEFIDGYRGFIQTPGIHGALSKLNQLRVLVAVREGDQGLYQVNQAIEDYLSAEKLLHIHQVFYENRPIMLTKNYYEHGLFNGDTGIIRSDEEGTMKAWFDDGNGGLISVLPGYLSDSETAFAMTIHKSQGSEFNKVLVLVPAREETPILTRELLYTAVSRAKQQVVLQGSMKNILMAASRKVERASGIARRLQENN, from the coding sequence ATGCGCCCTTTCGTAACTTTCAATGATGTTCATCAACAGTTTGCAACATATTTTGATCCTGCATCCATACGGCCCTTCGCTTATTTGCTATCAAGGAAATTAAGCGAAGGGCATATTTGCCTAGACCTGGATGATATCTCGTCGATGGAAGCGTACCTCCCCGCGGGATGGACGTTACCCTCCGATATTTATGGAGCCTTACAGAAAATTCCTATCATCGGCTGGGAAGAAAATGCTTACCAGCCTTTTATAGTTGATAAGGGAAAATTGTACTTGCAGAGATATTTCAAATACGAACAACAGGTATATCGCAAGTTAAAGTCGATCATACATCATGAACAACAACTCCGCGCACAGAGAACGCAAGAATTATCGGCCCTGCGCGATTTTATCCGGCAGTTATTCCCTCCCAACAATCCCGTTTTATCTATTGATTGGCAATTAATCGCTGCATTAACAGCCGTACTCAACAATTTTACGATTATCACGGGAGGCCCCGGTACCGGGAAGACTACAACGGTAGCCAAGCTCCTCGCGATACTATATACATTAAACCCGGGGCTGAAAGTGGCCTTGGCTGCTCCCACGGGCAAGGCTGCTGCCCGTATGGCAGAAAGTTTAAGGAAGAATCCCGCTTCGGGATTACCGCGGGTAGCCGAGAAATTTCAAGAACTGGTTCCTTCAACAATCCATCGACTATTAAGATCCATTCACGGTAGCCCGTATTTCAAATATAACGCTGAAAATCCTTTACCATACGATGTGATTATCGTGGATGAATCCTCGATGATCGATGTAGCGCTATTCTCGAAATTACTGGATGCCGTAGGCGCCGGGAGCCGTTTAATTATGCTCGGTGATAAGAATCAATTGGCTTCTGTCGAAGCCGGGAGCATGTTTGGTGATATATGCCAATCCTTACCGGGAATAAACACCTTCGATGATGCTATGAAAGGTTTTTTAGAGCAATTCACGGCAGCCTCCTTGCCGTTAACTGCCGCTACCGGGGATCAAAATTTATTATTCCAGCATATAATTGAATTGCAATTTAGCCATCGATTTAAAGATACGAGCGGAATCGGTCGCTTGAGTAAAGCTATCATAAATAATGATCCGGCAGTTATCGAAGCATTCACTGGGCAAGCTGATCCCGGCGTGCTGTTTGATACCGGTAGTGATAAAAAGATATTTAACGAATTTATCGATGGGTACCGCGGGTTCATCCAAACTCCGGGTATCCACGGCGCGTTAAGTAAGCTCAACCAATTGAGGGTACTAGTAGCCGTGCGGGAAGGCGATCAAGGTCTTTACCAGGTCAATCAGGCAATAGAAGATTATTTGTCGGCTGAAAAATTGCTTCATATTCACCAGGTATTTTACGAAAACAGGCCAATCATGCTTACGAAGAATTATTATGAACACGGTTTATTTAACGGCGATACCGGTATTATCAGGAGTGATGAAGAAGGAACGATGAAGGCTTGGTTCGATGATGGTAATGGTGGCTTGATCTCCGTGTTGCCAGGCTATTTGTCGGATTCGGAAACCGCTTTCGCTATGACGATCCATAAAAGCCAGGGCTCCGAATTTAACAAGGTTTTAGTGCTGGTGCCGGCCAGGGAAGAAACGCCAATACTTACGAGGGAATTACTTTATACGGCTGTTAGCCGCGCCAAACAGCAAGTTGTCTTGCAAGGAAGCATGAAAAATATCTTGATGGCCGCTTCCCGGAAAGTGGAAAGAGCATCGGGCATCGCGCGGAGATTACAAGAAAATAATTAG
- a CDS encoding SDR family NAD(P)-dependent oxidoreductase, which translates to MSKQKIALVTGGSRGLGKDMVMSLAKDGHDIIFTYHSNEKAAKEVQAAVHDLGQKAVILQLDVADIKSFLSFKTQVSEALSKYWDAMEFHSLVNNAGVGIHASFAETTEEQFDTLVNIHLKSTFFLTQALLSLVADGGHIVNLSSGLARFCMPGYAAYGTMKGAVETLTKYMAKELGARKINVNVVAPGAIETDFGGGTVRDNKDVNALIASQTALGRVGLPEDIGPVVAFLCSDAAHWINAQRIEVSGGVVL; encoded by the coding sequence ATGAGTAAACAAAAGATTGCCCTGGTTACCGGTGGTAGCCGCGGTTTAGGAAAAGATATGGTAATGAGCTTGGCCAAAGACGGACATGACATCATCTTTACATATCACAGTAATGAAAAAGCAGCAAAAGAAGTCCAAGCTGCCGTACACGACCTGGGACAAAAAGCTGTGATCTTGCAACTCGATGTTGCGGATATCAAGAGTTTCCTCTCTTTTAAAACGCAAGTTTCCGAAGCTTTAAGCAAGTATTGGGATGCCATGGAGTTTCACTCCCTTGTCAATAATGCCGGTGTCGGCATACATGCTTCCTTTGCTGAAACAACGGAAGAACAATTCGATACCTTGGTTAACATCCACCTGAAAAGCACATTTTTCTTAACCCAGGCCTTGTTGAGCCTGGTTGCAGACGGGGGCCATATCGTGAATTTATCTTCGGGCTTGGCCAGGTTCTGTATGCCGGGATATGCCGCTTATGGAACAATGAAGGGCGCTGTTGAAACATTGACCAAATACATGGCAAAAGAATTGGGCGCTAGGAAGATCAACGTAAACGTGGTAGCGCCGGGGGCCATCGAAACAGACTTCGGTGGAGGCACGGTGCGCGATAACAAAGATGTAAATGCGTTAATTGCTTCTCAAACAGCATTGGGAAGGGTAGGGTTACCGGAAGATATCGGTCCGGTTGTGGCCTTTTTGTGTAGTGACGCCGCGCATTGGATCAATGCTCAAAGAATTGAAGTATCGGGCGGTGTTGTACTGTAG